In Trichoderma atroviride chromosome 2, complete sequence, one DNA window encodes the following:
- a CDS encoding uncharacterized protein (EggNog:ENOG41), giving the protein MRADIASPPGFLPIPIKPIIVDPDDDFGSPETLTLTYEEAVQAAQRGDPSRDSPPSDFDMAYSKAQLPPVNGYDTASFADPAYEPYSTTAFSAQQAEKYAQYNQSSFASNNNAVAQYMPPRPTVVTFHPSSGVFGTKIHFKIHSQDDLFSPQAFVLFGSAKCPADLIRDSQDSSGFAFSCSIDAPQSLVTGSNTSVPVSFVIEAPAGGEISRTAAGTFHYLEGSEDDITRADKMSKDGSTAPAPEIDQASPSPKAEAPPSAATNTYEYPQQPGQYANTFPQGNNEMISAYRTASFSDTHYNQHQRRAHSAWSGYGNPLASAGRSSSTYDHPPISSRPNLPHHASISSSGSNGAPPVGPHQHNYSWRRRRFPPHVYQQGGFED; this is encoded by the exons CCGGGCTTTCTTCCAATTCCAATTAAACCCATAATTGTCGACCCTGACGACGACTTTGGGTCGCCAGAAACCCTTACTCTTACATACGAGGAAGCTGTTCAAGCAGCACAAAGGGGGGATCCAAGTCGGGACTCCCCGCCGAGCGACTTCGACATGGCCTACAGCAAGGCTCAGTTACCTCCAGTTAATG GCTACGATACGGCGTCATTTGCCGATCCAGCTTATGAACCATATTCTACCACGGCGTTTTCAGCTCAGCAAGCTGAAAAGTATGCCCAATATAACCAGTCGTCATTCGCGAGCAACAACAATGCAGTAGCTCAATACATGCCACCGAGACCTACCGTTGTTACTTTCCACCCATCTTCCGGCGTCTTTGGAACCAAAATTCATTTCAAGATACATTCGCAAGAcgatctcttctctcctcagGCGTTTGTGCTATTTGGAAGTGCAAAGTGCCCTGCAGATCTTATCCGAGATTCTCAAGATAGCAGTGGCTTTGCATTCTCGTGCAGTATAGACGCGCCGCAGTCTCTGGTCACAGGAAGCAATACCAGCGTGCCTGTGTCATTTGTTATAGAGGCTCCAGCAGGAGGAGAGATCTCGCGGACAGCCGCAGGGACTTTCCACTACCTGGAAGGGTCCGAGGATGACATCACGCGGGCAGACAAAATGtccaaagatggcagcacAGCACCTGCTCCCGAGATCGATCAGGCGAGTCCTTCACCGAAAGCTGAAGCGCCTCCTTCAGCCGCTACAAATACGTATGAGTATCCGCAACAACCAGGCCAATATGCCAATACATTTCCGCAGGGCAACAACGAGATGATATCCGCCTATCGAACTGCTAGCTTTTCCGACACGCACTACAACCAACACCAGCGGCGCGCCCATTCGGCATGGAGCGGCTATGGCAACCCTTTGGCTAGTGCGGGCAGAAGTTCTTCAACGTATGATCATCCCCCGATATCCAGTCGACCCAACTTACCGCACCATGCCTCCATTTCTTCCTCAGGGAGCAATGGAGCCCCCCCAGTTGGTCCGCACCAGCACAATTAcagctggcggaggcggcgctTTCCACCCCATGTATACCAGCAAGGCGGTTTTGAAGATTAA